Proteins co-encoded in one Clostridiales bacterium genomic window:
- a CDS encoding acetyltransferase, which produces MRIAVIGAGGHSKEVADLIVACGHSLAGFQDDAMRGVHEPTGAPVVPDVVKIKFDGLTIAIGEVTARRRVHDSLAHADLLVSLAHPSASLSPYASIGRGVQTMQNVVVNAGAKVADNVILNVGCLVAHDSVVGAHCHIAPGVLLLGGCSVGEASFCGAGAVVLPGVRVGAGCTIGAGAVVTADVPDGATAVGVPARVIAVDDDAQ; this is translated from the coding sequence GTGAGGATCGCGGTGATTGGTGCTGGAGGGCACTCCAAAGAGGTCGCGGACCTCATCGTGGCGTGCGGACACAGCCTCGCTGGGTTCCAGGACGACGCAATGAGAGGCGTGCATGAGCCCACGGGCGCTCCTGTCGTTCCTGACGTTGTGAAGATCAAGTTCGATGGTCTCACGATAGCGATAGGCGAAGTCACCGCACGGCGGCGCGTGCACGATTCCCTCGCTCATGCGGATCTTCTGGTTTCGCTCGCGCATCCCTCGGCAAGTCTTAGTCCTTACGCGAGCATCGGCAGGGGCGTGCAGACAATGCAGAACGTCGTTGTCAACGCTGGCGCAAAGGTCGCAGACAACGTCATCTTGAACGTGGGATGTCTCGTTGCCCACGACAGCGTTGTAGGTGCCCACTGTCACATCGCTCCAGGTGTGCTGCTTCTGGGCGGCTGTTCAGTGGGGGAGGCGAGCTTCTGTGGCGCGGGGGCGGTAGTGTTACCGGGCGTACGCGTCGGTGCGGGATGCACGATCGGTGCGGGTGCGGTCGTTACCGCGGATGTGCCCGATGGCGCTACTGCGGTCGGCGTTCCCGCGCGTGTCATCGCGGTGGATGATGATGCCCAGTAG
- a CDS encoding DegT/DnrJ/EryC1/StrS aminotransferase family protein: MALLRSAFPRVSSRWMMMPSSWPTFGPDEIGAAQAVLRSGRVNYWTGGQGRAFEKEFAAYLGVKHAITLANGTVALELALRAFGIGPGDDVVVPARTFIGTATAVVAVGARPLVADVDADSGVVTAETLGEAMTSDTKAVIVVHLGGWPCDMSAIMALARERDVKVIEDCAQAHGARWQGRLVGSFGHASAFSFCQDKIMTTCGEGGMLVSDDENVWRSAWEYKDHGRDFDAMRAATAKPGFEFKWLIGSFGTNWRMTEVQAAVGRVQIRKLGQWVADRRHNAAVLDEALAKVPGLRVAVPPASAYHAYYKYYAYVRPEALLPGWDRSRILDEVNARGVVLTQGSCPEIYLERAFVERGWGPAERLPVARALGETSVMLQVDPTLTKNDMRHAADVMADVMRQATEDAT; this comes from the coding sequence ATGGCGCTACTGCGGTCGGCGTTCCCGCGCGTGTCATCGCGGTGGATGATGATGCCCAGTAGCTGGCCCACATTCGGTCCTGACGAGATCGGCGCCGCGCAAGCGGTGTTGCGCTCGGGCCGCGTCAACTACTGGACCGGCGGCCAGGGTCGCGCGTTCGAGAAGGAGTTCGCGGCCTACCTGGGCGTGAAGCACGCGATTACGCTTGCCAACGGCACCGTGGCGCTCGAGCTGGCGCTGCGTGCTTTCGGCATAGGGCCGGGTGACGATGTCGTGGTGCCCGCACGCACCTTCATCGGGACGGCGACCGCGGTCGTTGCGGTGGGCGCTCGGCCGCTGGTGGCCGATGTCGATGCGGACTCTGGAGTGGTGACGGCCGAGACGCTCGGCGAGGCGATGACGTCGGACACGAAGGCGGTCATTGTCGTGCACCTCGGCGGGTGGCCGTGCGATATGAGCGCGATCATGGCGCTTGCACGGGAACGGGACGTGAAGGTCATCGAGGACTGCGCGCAGGCGCATGGCGCGCGGTGGCAGGGGCGTTTGGTGGGAAGTTTTGGACATGCGTCGGCGTTCTCGTTTTGTCAGGACAAGATCATGACCACGTGTGGTGAGGGCGGGATGCTCGTCAGCGACGACGAGAACGTCTGGCGCAGCGCGTGGGAGTACAAGGACCATGGACGTGACTTCGACGCCATGCGGGCCGCAACGGCCAAGCCGGGATTTGAGTTCAAGTGGCTCATCGGCTCGTTTGGCACGAACTGGCGAATGACCGAGGTGCAGGCGGCGGTGGGACGCGTGCAGATTCGCAAGCTCGGGCAGTGGGTTGCAGACCGCAGGCACAACGCGGCCGTGCTCGACGAAGCACTGGCGAAGGTGCCGGGTCTGCGAGTCGCGGTGCCGCCCGCCAGTGCCTACCACGCATACTACAAGTACTACGCGTACGTCAGGCCGGAGGCGCTGCTGCCCGGGTGGGATCGTTCGCGTATACTCGATGAGGTCAACGCGCGAGGCGTCGTCCTCACGCAGGGATCGTGCCCGGAAATCTATCTCGAGCGCGCGTTCGTGGAGCGGGGCTGGGGTCCGGCGGAGCGCCTGCCCGTCGCCAGAGCGCTCGGCGAGACCTCGGTAATGTTGCAGGTGGATCCCACGCTCACCAAAAACGACATGCGACATGCGGCTGACGTCATGGCGGACGTGATGCGTCAGGCGACAGAAGACGCGACCTAG
- a CDS encoding sugar transferase yields the protein MKRLLDTVLVAIGLLLLSPLLLALMFLVRLRLGSPVLFVQERPGKNGRLFRMYKFRTMTSERGPDGVLLPDAERLTRLGRFLRSTSLDELPELWNVLRGDMSLVGPRPLLPEYLDRYTPEQARRHEVRPGITGWAQVNGRNALSWDERLALDVWYVDNRSFMLDMKILWMTAGQVLSLRGVNAEGHATMPEFRGSDERASE from the coding sequence ATGAAGCGCCTCCTGGACACAGTGCTCGTCGCTATCGGCCTACTGTTGCTCAGTCCGCTGCTGTTGGCCCTGATGTTTCTAGTTCGTCTACGACTCGGCTCCCCCGTACTTTTCGTCCAAGAGCGTCCAGGCAAGAACGGCCGCCTCTTTCGCATGTACAAGTTCCGCACGATGACGAGCGAGAGGGGTCCTGACGGCGTACTGCTTCCCGATGCGGAGCGCCTCACGCGCCTCGGGCGCTTCTTGCGCTCCACCTCACTGGACGAACTTCCTGAGCTTTGGAACGTGCTCAGGGGCGATATGAGTCTGGTCGGGCCTCGGCCGCTACTGCCCGAGTATCTGGACCGCTACACACCCGAGCAGGCACGTCGGCACGAAGTCCGTCCGGGCATCACCGGCTGGGCGCAGGTCAACGGGCGCAATGCACTATCATGGGACGAGCGGCTGGCTCTAGACGTGTGGTACGTCGACAACCGGTCGTTCATGCTTGACATGAAGATTCTCTGGATGACGGCAGGACAAGTGCTTTCGCTGCGGGGCGTAAACGCCGAGGGACACGCGACGATGCCTGAGTTCCGTGGGAGTGACGAGCGTGCTAGCGAGTAA
- a CDS encoding glycosyltransferase family 4 protein, giving the protein MSAATLLRGQMAYFVERGWAVHLACAPGAELSAVAAREGVVVHEIPMCREVSVLRDMRSLCAMLSLIRSIQPDVVNAGTPKAGLIGMISAYLLRVKGRVYVMRGLRLEGAKGIKRAVLAMTERISCSCASVVICVSHSLRSEAVASGVVAERKAHVIGAGSSNGVDCARFTVDTCTSDLVQSMRTELDLPEGTPTVGFVGRLTRDKGAVELLEAFDHLYSEDHSRRLLIVGEVERQDALPSQTMRMLQRHEGIIRVGLVDETAPYYQLMCVLCLPTHREGFPNAPLEAAASGIPTVTTTATGARDAVVDGETGLVVSPGDSEELTVALRLMLENPDRARSMGESARRRVVEEFAQARIWTGLEAIYREVLEA; this is encoded by the coding sequence ATGAGCGCCGCAACACTACTTCGTGGCCAGATGGCCTACTTCGTGGAGCGGGGATGGGCCGTGCATCTCGCATGTGCGCCCGGCGCTGAGCTGTCTGCTGTTGCTGCACGTGAGGGAGTCGTGGTGCACGAGATCCCGATGTGTCGAGAGGTGTCAGTACTGCGCGACATGCGCTCGCTTTGCGCAATGCTGTCGCTCATTCGCAGCATACAGCCCGACGTCGTCAACGCAGGAACGCCTAAGGCAGGACTCATCGGGATGATATCGGCTTACCTGCTGCGGGTGAAAGGCCGGGTCTACGTGATGCGCGGTCTTCGCTTAGAAGGAGCCAAGGGAATCAAGCGGGCCGTTCTCGCGATGACGGAACGAATTTCATGTAGTTGCGCCAGTGTTGTCATCTGTGTAAGCCATAGCCTTCGTAGCGAAGCGGTTGCATCAGGAGTGGTTGCGGAGCGGAAGGCGCACGTTATTGGGGCGGGTAGCAGCAATGGTGTCGACTGTGCTCGATTCACTGTGGACACTTGTACGTCTGACCTCGTTCAGTCGATGCGAACGGAGCTGGATCTTCCTGAAGGTACCCCAACGGTCGGTTTCGTTGGACGACTGACAAGAGACAAGGGTGCGGTCGAGTTGCTTGAGGCTTTTGATCATCTGTACTCCGAAGACCACTCAAGGCGACTGCTCATCGTAGGGGAGGTGGAGCGTCAGGATGCCTTGCCTTCCCAGACGATGCGGATGCTTCAGCGCCATGAAGGCATAATCAGAGTGGGATTAGTAGATGAGACGGCACCTTACTACCAGTTGATGTGTGTACTGTGTTTACCGACCCATCGAGAAGGCTTCCCTAACGCCCCACTCGAGGCTGCCGCCTCAGGAATACCAACCGTCACCACGACTGCGACCGGCGCTCGTGATGCTGTCGTCGATGGTGAAACGGGGCTTGTCGTTTCGCCAGGCGATTCCGAGGAGTTGACTGTTGCACTTCGCTTGATGTTGGAGAATCCCGACCGAGCGCGCTCTATGGGAGAATCGGCCCGGAGGCGCGTTGTCGAGGAGTTCGCTCAGGCACGCATTTGGACCGGGCTTGAGGCAATCTATCGAGAAGTACTGGAAGCCTGA